One part of the Arabidopsis thaliana chromosome 4, partial sequence genome encodes these proteins:
- a CDS encoding nucleoporin GLE1-like protein (BEST Arabidopsis thaliana protein match is: embryo defective 1745 (TAIR:AT1G13120.1); Has 30201 Blast hits to 17322 proteins in 780 species: Archae - 12; Bacteria - 1396; Metazoa - 17338; Fungi - 3422; Plants - 5037; Viruses - 0; Other Eukaryotes - 2996 (source: NCBI BLink).), with the protein MRIVSEHDCPKSVEGFSYDPEPNRSFDRLVSETESFEKKLNAFTKFHQPFTKTTSRTDIAFVMRVSEDDMDSDEDVENNDQQDKEESQICTCDDLYLSDDDEFDHELEYTIMNKMGPALAENDHQTKSTEDIQNQVSVVEKEIRNEIERALSAIALVEKYRENRREVERSLDLQYKREVSEALETHMNVVKREHAIISKNYEDEFLVGGVYCRVSSALPEE; encoded by the exons ATGAGAATTGTTTCGGAACATGATTGTCCCAAAAGCGTCGAAGGGTTTAGCTATGACCCTGAACCTAACAGGAGTTTCGATCGCTTGGTCTCTGAGACCGAGTCTTTTGAAAAGAAGCTCAATGCTTTTACAAAGTTTCATCAACCATTCACTAAGACAACCTCAAGGACGGATATAGCATTCGTAATGCGTGTATCAGAAGATGATATGGATAGTGATGAAGATGTAGAGAATAATGATCaacaagacaaagaagaaagtcaaATCTGTACCTGTGATGATCTATACTTAagcgatgatgatgagtttgatcATGAACTTGAGTATACGATAATGAATAAAATGG GGCCAGCCCTGGCTGAGAACGACCACCAAACCAAAAGCACGGAAGATATTCAAAATCAAGTATCAGTTGTTGAAAAGGAAATAAGGAATGAGATTGAAAGGGCACTCTCTGCAATAGCTCTGGTTGAGAAGTACCGCGAAAACCGTAGAGAAGTTGAACGGAGTCTTGATCTTCAATATAAGCGAGAAGTTTCTGAAGCACTTGAGACTCATATGAATGTAGTCAAACGTGAACATGCAATTATATC GAAGAACTATGAAGACGAGTTTCTTGTCGGCGGAGTTTACTGCAGAGTTAGTTCAGCATTACCAGAGGAATGA